GCGGCAGGCTTGTGGGGACGTCGATGTCGTAGGCCAGGACTTCCTCGAGGTCCTCGCGCGGATCGACGGTGACCGACGGTGCCTTACTCATGGGCGCGGCCCTCCGTTGGTGGATGCTGATCAAGATGGCCATGGCCCCGACGGCCGTGAGCCCGATGAGGAGGCTGGCCGTCACGAGGCACCTGCTATCGGGCCACCCGCCGGCGGCTTCGGAGCCGGGGCGGGCGGAGGCTCCGGCCGATGCCGGCTCAGCGCCTGGGCGAGCATGCCGGGCCCGACCAGATGGGTGTGCCGCATGGGGCGCAGCCAGTACGTGCCGAACGGATGGGTGTGGCTCGCCGGAGGCATGAGCATCCACTGCCTGGGCCGCCCGTAGCAGACCGCGTAGGGGCTCACCCAGCGGGCATGCGTGCCCGGCGGGACGAGGGCGTACAGCCAGGGCAGACCGTGCTGCGCCACAACTGGCCCACAGCCGCCGGGCTGCAGCGCGTCGAGTTCGGCTACCACCCGGTGGCCCCGCTCCATCGCGGAGAACACCACCACGTCGAAGGCGGAGCCGAGCGGCTGCCGCCAAGTTGTCTCTGCGTCCAGGCCCTGAACGGCGCGGACCAGACCGGCCAGGCGGCGAATCCAAGCGGAGTCGTCCGTCTCTTCGGTCGCTCCGGTGGGCTTGGCCTGACCTTCCGGAGCGCCCCCAGCGCGGCCCGGGTTAGCGTTCAAGGTCACTAACTCGCCGGCGGGCAGCTCGGGTTGCGTAGGAGGAATGGGTCTGTTCGGTCTCTGGCTCAAGAGGGTCTCTGAGATGAGCGCGACGGGAGGCAATCGGGGCTCCGGAGCAAGTTGAGTGGTCAGGGCTGCTCGGCAGGGGGCGGGTCAGCGATGAAGAGCCAGATGTCCTTGCCAGTGGTGGTGCGCGTGACGGAGGTTTCATCGGCCAGGTCCCGCAGAATGTGCCAGCCCCTACCGCTCTCGCCGGAGAGGGAAGCCACGGCGTGGACCGGCACCTGCGTGTCCTGGTCGCTGACTATCGCGGTGACGCCGTCAGGGACTTGCTGGACCAGCAGCCGGGTCAGCCGGCGGCCTTCCTCGTCCGCTTCAGTGTGCTGAAGGACGTTCGTCAGCAGTTCATTGACGGCCATCGCCATGCGCCAGGCCGCATGGTCACCGACGTGCCACCAGGTCATGTACGTGGCGATGACGCGTCGTACGAAGCCGAGGTCTCGTGGGCAGATATTGAAGGACATGTCGAGCTGCCCCTGAGCATTTCTGGCCGCGGTAGACCCCGGAGTGCCCTGCCCCGGGTCGCTGAGGAGAACTTCCATCGCTGCTCCGTCCGCTTTGCCTGAACCCCCTTCAACAAGGGGTGGTTGCGGTGTGTACTGAGACCGATTCGATCCGCAACCATTCAGGCAGAGCAGGCCCAGAGCGTGCAGAGCCTGATGCCGACAACAAAAAAGTTCGGCATCACCGAATTCGGGGGCAGGACATGCCGCAGCCGATGAAGAAGCTCAATCCAGGTGCCTCACCCCAGGAGTGGTTCGGCAACGAACTGCGAACGCGCCGCCTCGCCGAGGAACTGTCGGCAGACGCCCTCGGGCTGCTTGTGCAGGTCAGCGGGGACATGATCCTGCTGATCGAGAAGGGCATCTACCCCAGCTGCCGACAGGTCGTGGCCCAGCGCCTCGATAACGTCCTGGGCACCGAGGGCCTCTTCGACCGGGCCTGGCCAATGGTCTTCGGCACCCGTGATGCCGAAAAAAAGCGGGCTGATGCCGATAAGCGAACTCAGCGCACCCGGCCGGGAGTTGCTCAGCCGTACACAAGCAGCATCCTGGGCAGAGACGAATCATCGCCTCGCACCGGGAGCCGTGAGTCTGTGGACCGACGTAACTTCCTTCACCTCGGCGGCCTCGCCGCACTTGCTCCCTACGAACTCGCCCAGGCCTTCGCCCCCGCCGAGCTGCCCCACCCGAACCGGATCAGCCCCAACGAGATCGCCCAGATCCGGGAGTTCGCCACCTCGCTGAGCAGCTGGGACAACCAATTCGGCGGCGGCGGAATCGTTCGCAGCGTGGCCGGGCGAGCTCTGCAGTGGACCGCCGGACTCGTACAAGTGCAATGCCCGGAGCACCTGCACCACGACCTCTTCGCCGCCGTCTCACGGCTGGGCATAGTGGTCGGCGCCTCCGCCTTCGACGCCTACGCGCACGATGACGCCACGAAGGCCTTCACCTTCGCCGCGGACTGCGCGGAGGAAGCCGGCGACTGGCACCTGCGCGCCAAGACCTACAGCTTCCTCGCCCGGCAAGCCGTCTGGATCGGAGCACCGGACGACGGGCTGACGTACGCGGAGAAGGGCCTGGTCCGATCCGACCGGCTCACCCCCACCATGCAGGCCATGCTCCACACCGCCCGAGCCCGCGCGTTCGGGAAGATGGGCAACGTCCGGGACACCATGGTGGCCGTCGGCCAGGCCGACGAAGCCTTCTCCCGCGCCCGCCCCACCGACGACCCGGAATGGATGCAGTACTACGACGCCGCCCAGCACGCGGGTGACACCGCCCACGCCCTCTTCGACCTCGCGATGCTCGCCGGCCAGGACCCCCGGCGGGCTGCCCAGCGGTTCTCCATGGCGGTTCACGGGCACAGCGACGCCTTCAAACGCTCCCGAGCCATCTCGCGCACCAAGCTCGCAGCACTACTCATGGCCGCCGGTGACCCGCGGCAGGCTGCCCAGGTCGGGCACGATGCGCTCGATGAGGTAGGCCGCCTCACCTCCCGCCGCGCCGCCGACGACCTGCGCCAGCTCGGAGCCTTCGCCGCCAAACACCCCAAGATCCAGGACGCTGTTGCTCTGCGGGAACGCATCGCCGCTACCGTCTCCGCATGACCACCTCGCCCGCCGCCCCCGCCCGGGCCACCCTGGAACAAGCCTGCCGCGAAGTCGGCCTGGACCCCCTCGATGCTGAGCCACTCCGGCTCGCCGAGAATCAGATTTGGCGACTGCCGGCACAACGCGTGATCGTTCGCATCGCTCGGCAGGGACAGGCGAGGACAGCAGCCCGCGAAGTGCGCGTCGCCCGTTGGCTAGCCGACAACAACGTGCCGGCCGTACGCCTCGTCGACGTCACACAGCCAGCAGTCATCACCGGACGGCCGGTCACGTTCTGGCAGGAACTACCTGACCATGAGCACGGAACCCCGGCAGATGTCGCCCGCCTCCTGCTGACCCTCCACTCGCTTCCCGCTCCGGATATCAACCTCGGGTACCTCGATCCCTTCGTGCGGATCCCCGAGCGCCTCGACGCGGCAACGACCTTGTCCGCCGACGATGCGGAATGGCTCCGCCAGCTGCACCAGGACCTCGTCTGCGCCTGGGCCGAGCGGCCCGCTGGGCTCCCTGAGTCGGCTGTTCACGGTGACGCCTGGCCAGGCAACCTCGTCCGCACCAGCCAGGGCCCGCTGATGATGGATCTGGAACGGTTCTCGATCGGCCCGCCCGAGTGGGACCTCGTCTCCACCGCGGTACGCAGGACGACGACTGGGGCTGTCAACGCGGCGGAGTACGAGGAGTTCTGCACGACCTACGGACACGACGTCACGGAATGGGCCGGCTACCCGATCCTTGCGAGCGCACGCGAGCTACGGATGACGACCTACGCAGCGCAGCACGCGGCGAGCAACAGCGAGTGGACTGGCCAGGCACAGCACCGAGTTGACTGCCTCCGGGGCCGTTGCGGACCACGCCCCTGGCGCTGGAAGGGAATCATGTAGCTGCGGGAGACGAGCTCAAGTCAGACCGGCCGGTCGCGGCATTGAAGGGCTCCGCCACTCCCCCGAACGAACGCGGGCTTCCGGCGGTCTCCCGACACCACGGCTTCCTCTGTCCACAGTCCCGCGCCCGTACGGTCCCGTTCCCGATCAAGGAACGAAGGGACCATTCATGGCCGCGATCACCTGGCTGCGTCTCGCTGACGACCGCCTCATCCGAGCCGACCAAATCGTCGAGGTCGACCTGTGGGGCCCGCCACCAGCCCACGACGCGCGGCAGCCGACTGTCCCCATCATGGGGAAGCCGGCACGGATCATGGCCCTGCGAGATGGAGCCGAGCCGGCCTGGCTCCACGTGGCAACTTGCGCAGCTGTCCGAGGCGGCGAGCTGATCATGAATCTGCTTGGCACGCTGACGGCGGCCGCGTCACGTCAGTCCGGGGTCGCCTTCGTATACGGCCTCCGGCACGCCGGCGAGCTCTCTCGCTGGTCGCACGGATCCACCATCCCCTTCAGCGACCCGCGGGTTCCGGTCTTCCACGAGGTGGAAGACCCTTCACCGGGACGGTGGTTCGCTGTAGGAGCACGGCAAGAGGCCTCCCGGGCATCCGGGACTGGCGGCGTCGGGGCGTGAGCACCCCAGCAGCGTGGTCTAGGAGCGCGCGCGACGGCGGGCCTGACTCCAGATCGTCAGCAGGCGGAGCAGCGAAATGATCAAGACGTGGACGGCGATCGTGGCGATGAGCCCGAGTTCCTTGTACTGCCAGTAGACGAGGTACGCGACTGGGGCACACATGAGCACCAGGGCCAACAGTAATCCCACGAGTAGGCCCACTCCCTGGAGCAGGACTCGGAAGACCGTCAGTACCTCGCGGGTGGTGCTGGACTGGTCTGGCTCATCTGGCACGGGTCGTTGCCTCTCAGTTTCTGCGCAGGCCATCTCCGGGAGCGGCAAGCTACGTGAAGAGGTCTCGCAGCTGACTGATGATCATGAGGAGTAGACCGAGCGCGAAGGGGGCGATCAGGTAGCGGAGACGGGCACGCTGCGGCTCACGCCGGAAGTACACACGTTCCCGCGGTGGCACGTCTGCTTGGTGGGCGGTGCGGTGATGCCAGACTTGATGGTCCTGGGCGGACGGTTCGGTAGTACTGGCGTGCGGTTGGCGGCAGGTGGAGCAGTTATAGCGATACATGATGGGCGGCCCCGGGAGTTGGGATTGTTGCCCTGAGCATGCCCGGAGGCCGACCGGTACGTCACCTAGATCTGTCGATTCTCGACGCTCGTCGCATCGCAACCGCCTTGTAGGCACGGATAGTTGGGCGGGTAGGAGGCTGTAGGTATCGGTAGATGTTGCAGGTCAGCGCCTTGTAGGTGGCCTAGGTAGGTGGTCTTCCCTGGCCCGCGGGGTGGGGGGAGTGGCGCGCCTCGGTCGGCCGAGTGCCGCCCGCGTGCCGACACCCGACGGTGGGGTGTGCGGACGGCCGGGACGGGGGTGAAATGCGGGGGTGAACTGGGGTGCGACGGGGGGTGCCGGAAGCCCCCTCGACGGGCCCTCAACTCGCCCTCTCCGGGGGAGCTAGATGGCCTGCGAAGGGGACCCATTTCGGTGGGCCGGCGGGGTGAGATCGGGGACCTCGGAAGGTGGCACGCGGGGGCGTCGTTTGAGCGCTTGCTCAAGGGCGTCGTACCGCACCCCGATGGTGTTGCGTCCGTTCATGTTGATGCCGGCGCTCACGGGGATGTTGAGTCGCTCGATTTCCTTCCGGAGGCGTGCGACATCCCAGCCGGCGACGCGGGCGTCCTGCTGCTTGGCGCCCTCAAGCAGGTCCACCAGGTGCATGCCTTTCTTCCCCTGCCGGTCGCTGAGCGCTACTGCATGCTCGACGTACAGCGGAATCCATGTGTCGAGGTCGACCTCGGGCTTCTCCCCCAGCATTTTTTGATCTTGTTCAAATGGCTCGCTTCCTGTCCCAGCCAGGGCCTCCTGGAGGGATGCCGGATCCTCGGGCTGCACCGCGTCCGGTTGAGAATCGGGCTGGTCCGGGCCGGGCTTCCCGTGTTGAGGATTGCCGAGTGTCCACGATCGCCAGAGGAACAGGGCGGTAAGTACACCCATCGCCTCGCGTGGCGCGGTCGGGATGGCACTGACTGCTGCTGCGACCCCGATCACCGTGAGAATCAAGGCTTCCGCCTTGTCCTTGATGGAGTCACCGGTGGTGAAGGGCGTCTTCACCACGTTGAACAGGAGTTTCAGGAACTCGCCGACGGTGAGGTACGCCCCGCGTTCCAGCCGCAGCGCGCCCCGCGCCCAGGGACGCTCCTTCAGTATCTGGCGCCAACTCCGTTGCGACGGCTGGTTCTTCGCTGAGGCTGACAAGGTCTCCTTGGGCTCAACGGCCTGCGCGATCTCCTTGTCCCAGAGCATCGCTGACAGGGAGGTCAGTGCTTTGCGCGGTGCGCTGGGCGTAAGGGCTGCCTGCTCCTGAGCCTCAGGTTCCTTGGTGAGAGCAGGCAGATCGTCTCTCTCGGTGGTATCCCTGTCCGGCATTGGCGTGGGGGTCATCGCGCAAGTCCGACGGCCTGCGCAAGCGTGGTGAGTGTTGTCTCCGGCCAGGCCCAGGACCCGCCAGCCGCGGCGAAGAGCGTGGAAGAGGCGAATCCTCCGATGACGGCACGCCGGTCGGAGTGCTTACGCAGCAACATGAAGAGCAGGATGATCCAGGCCAGAGCTCCGGGCCCCCAGGACTCCGCCCACTTTCCGGTCAGCTTGATGATGATGTCGGAAGGCCCGTTCCACCCTGCCGCCTCGTAGAAGGAGCTCGCGGCGAATCCGAAGATCATCAGGTGCTCGGTCTTGACCCACTTGACCCACCGCGTCTCCCCGCCGTTCTTCAAGTAGAAGATGCAGAACGCGGTGATGATCGCGGCCAGGCCCGCCGAGGTGATCGTGCCAAGGTTCAGCCCGCCGCCGAGGTCGGCGGCG
The window above is part of the Streptomyces sp. NBC_01304 genome. Proteins encoded here:
- a CDS encoding ATP-binding protein — translated: MEVLLSDPGQGTPGSTAARNAQGQLDMSFNICPRDLGFVRRVIATYMTWWHVGDHAAWRMAMAVNELLTNVLQHTEADEEGRRLTRLLVQQVPDGVTAIVSDQDTQVPVHAVASLSGESGRGWHILRDLADETSVTRTTTGKDIWLFIADPPPAEQP
- a CDS encoding helix-turn-helix domain-containing protein is translated as MPQPMKKLNPGASPQEWFGNELRTRRLAEELSADALGLLVQVSGDMILLIEKGIYPSCRQVVAQRLDNVLGTEGLFDRAWPMVFGTRDAEKKRADADKRTQRTRPGVAQPYTSSILGRDESSPRTGSRESVDRRNFLHLGGLAALAPYELAQAFAPAELPHPNRISPNEIAQIREFATSLSSWDNQFGGGGIVRSVAGRALQWTAGLVQVQCPEHLHHDLFAAVSRLGIVVGASAFDAYAHDDATKAFTFAADCAEEAGDWHLRAKTYSFLARQAVWIGAPDDGLTYAEKGLVRSDRLTPTMQAMLHTARARAFGKMGNVRDTMVAVGQADEAFSRARPTDDPEWMQYYDAAQHAGDTAHALFDLAMLAGQDPRRAAQRFSMAVHGHSDAFKRSRAISRTKLAALLMAAGDPRQAAQVGHDALDEVGRLTSRRAADDLRQLGAFAAKHPKIQDAVALRERIAATVSA
- a CDS encoding aminoglycoside phosphotransferase family protein → MTTSPAAPARATLEQACREVGLDPLDAEPLRLAENQIWRLPAQRVIVRIARQGQARTAAREVRVARWLADNNVPAVRLVDVTQPAVITGRPVTFWQELPDHEHGTPADVARLLLTLHSLPAPDINLGYLDPFVRIPERLDAATTLSADDAEWLRQLHQDLVCAWAERPAGLPESAVHGDAWPGNLVRTSQGPLMMDLERFSIGPPEWDLVSTAVRRTTTGAVNAAEYEEFCTTYGHDVTEWAGYPILASARELRMTTYAAQHAASNSEWTGQAQHRVDCLRGRCGPRPWRWKGIM